The sequence below is a genomic window from Oxyura jamaicensis isolate SHBP4307 breed ruddy duck chromosome 20, BPBGC_Ojam_1.0, whole genome shotgun sequence.
CGCCTACGTGGTGCAGCGCAACGTCACCTGCGTGCTGCAGGACGGCGCCGAGAGCTACGTCAAGGCCGAGTACCACAAGTGCAGCTGGGGACCCAAGTGCCCGGGGAAAGTGCTGTGAGTATGGGGGGCACCTGGCAGCAAAAGGGGCCGAAGGGGGGTTAattctgcagtgctggcaggaggcaagGTGTGATTATTTAGGAGAGGGAGGGAGCTCGGCCTCTCGCCAGAAATAAATGGGGAATGTTTCCGTGGGAAGCAGGGGGGAGTGCAGAGAAGCGTTTTGTCACAGAGCCGCAATTTGGCAGGAAGGTGGCAGTGAGGGGAGAGCCTGAGGAAGGCTGAGGGCTTCCTGCCctgggaaaatatttgcagaccTCTCTGCCACCTCATAAATGCTGAAGGGAAACACCCcactgtgctggggcagggcacaCAGTGGGGCTTTGTGCATTACCCCCCCCAGCTGGGGATGCTCTGTGCAGAAATGCTGTGCTCCTGCGACCTCCCCGTGCCCActggagcagcagtgctgaggaaaacagggctggaaggggctcTCGTGGGAGCCTGGCAAGCAGCAGGGAAGGTGTCCTGGGTGCTGTGCTCAGCCTTGCTTCATGCTGCTGGTGGCGGCTGGGCACAGACACATCCTGCCTCTTCCTGCCCTGATGCTTGCAGGCAGGTTTCTGCacacaaggaaggaaggagcacaGGAACTTGGCAGCTTCTGTGAAGAGGAACAGCACAAagaagagctgcttttttttttttttttcccaatgctGTTTGAAACTCTCAAAGACGCAGGACACATTACTGATGTTGAGAAATGTGAAAGCAATGCAGAGACTGGAGGGTTTGGGCTtgcttccttctcctgccctccctgtgTTGTGCACAGAGGTCGCTCCTGCCGTGGAGGCAGCAGTGTGGGCAGGGATGCTGGGGACACGGAGGGATGGTGCTCAGACCAGGGGCTGCCGCGTGCAAGCGTCTTGCTCTGTTCCTCAGTGACCTGGTCTGTGCAGCACGGCTGTGTGTCCTGTCTCCTCTGAAACCTTCTGCTGAGGGCACTGGAGAAGACCAAGGACTAGTTGTGTGCattgtttcaaaacaacaaacccCAATTCATGAGGCACTGAAGAACCTGGGGCTGGAGCTTTCTGAAAGGCAGTTTCAAAGCACTGGGATCTTGGAGGTGGCAAGGACTGTCCTGTTTTCAGCCCCACAGGACTCAGCTAGTGGTGGGCACAGATGCTGCCTGGGTCCTGTCCTGGTCCTGTCCCAGCCCAGTATGAGGGCTCTGGGCACCACCTGGGAAAGCCCTGAGAGCCCTCCCTGCTGACACATGGACCTCCTGTGGGAAGGGCTGAGGGGGTTTTGGAGTCACATCACTCCACCCTGTGCTCCTCCAGGCCAGAAGTTGCCAAACCGTGTAGCATCTGTTGGGCTGGAAACCAGAGCACCGCACCCTGCTGCCTTTCCAAACTAGCATCAGgagtagaatcacagaataccccgagttggaagggacccataaggatcatcaagtccaactcctggcaccgcacaggtctacccaaaagttcagaccatgtgactaagtgcacagtccaaacgcttcttaaattcagacaggctcggtgcagtgactgcttccctggggagcctgttccagtgtgcgaccaccttctcggtgaagaacctcttcctgatgtccagcctaaacctcccctgcctcagcttgacaccattcccatgggtcctatcactggtgattacagagaataggtcacccgtGTCTCTACTCCCCCTCgtcaggaagctgtaggccacaATGAggccccccctcagcctcctcttctccaggctgaacaggcccgGTGACcgcagctgctcctcatacaccttcccctccaggcccttcaccatcctagttgtcctcctctggacactctccaacaagtttcacatcctttttttgctgtggtgcccagaactgcacacagtgctcgaggtgaggccgcaccagagcagagcgggaGATACAATTTGTTTAACACGAACGCCAACACACACAACCTCTCCAGCAAGCACAGTGACACCTGGCACCTCGGGACCAGTCCTGGGGAGGGTGGGCAAGTGCTGGGGTGCCAGCTGCCGAGCTGCGGCCCCGTGTGGAGGGATGCCGTGGGAGGAGGTGGGTTGTGCTCTGTGGGTGCAGAGCTTGGGTCTCAGCTGGGCTTTCCCATGCCCAGTGGGAAAAGGCCCCGCTCTTTGGTAGTGCTCGAAGCTGAGGTTGCCTCTCTAAActgtcttctctcttcctcccttctcccgGAAAGGTACCGCACTTTCTTCAGACCCAAATACAAGATTGGCTACAAGACAGTGACCGAGCTGGCCTGGAGGTGCTGCCCGGGCTTCCTGGGAGAAGGGTGCCACGACAGCCCGACCGACCAGcccggcctcctgccccagcaccccagcccTAAAATGCCGCCCGGGCAGAAGATGTTTCCCATCCCCAGAGTTCCTCCCCATCCAAAAAGCCACCCTGACCTGTTCGCAGGACCCAAGAAGAATCAATATGGTGAGACCTCATGCTTCACATCCCCAGGTTGTCACCCCCTGGCCTTGGTCAcaaacctgtttttttctgttccagcaCAGAGTATGAGTTTGGCATGCCAGTGGGTGACCTGTTTTCTGCCCTGAAACCTGACCTTTGATTGCTTTGAGGCTCACCTGCTTTTCTTacctgctgtttttcaaaatatgtagcTTGGAAATCACCTTACCTCATTGCTTTAAAGCATTTCTCTATTAATCTGGGGGTTCATAGGGTGCGTCTCAAGATGAAGCTCGCTGAGCTCTTCTCATTGCCTGCTGTTGAACTTGAGATCAGGGGGCTTGGCCCTACACGctgacagagagagagaaaagatgctgggggaaaggagaaagggtGGGGAGAGATCTGGCTGAAATGGCAACAAGAGGGAGGCGGGAGCTAATGCTAGTAAGGAAAAGGTCTCGAATGGAGAAGCAGCCAGGGGGGAGGCTAAAGGAGCTCTGGCACTGACTGTCACCTCTCTTTGTTCCCCTGGGCAGGCAGGAAGCTGCCTGGGCTCTTTGGGGACCGCCTGGAgcggctggaggaggaggtgaggcGCCTGTCCCAGTCCTACGACAGCCTGCACACCATGGTGAGCGGCCTGGGGGACCGCCTGCGCCTGGCCATCCAGGAGGACACCACCAAGATGATCGGCTCACTGATGAACAGCCCGGGCACGCCTGACTCCACGGTGGGCTTCGGCATCATCCCCGACGGCCTGGTGGACGCAGCGGACAAAGCCGACGTTGCCGCATTCCCTCCGGTGGGGGAGATCCTGACCAAGGTGACGGAGGTGAGCGACGTGCTGAAATCCAAGGCGGATTTACTCCAAGAGGTTCGCGGCATGGTCCTGGACCACGACGGGCAGATCAAGCACCTGCTGGAGTCAGCCCGGCCCTCGCCCCTCACCTCCATCGACCTGCTGGAGGAGTACGTGGACACGCGGCTGAGCACCCTGCGCGGAGAGCTGCTCGACGGCTTCGAGAAGAAGCTGGGCAAGATCCAGACCACGTGTGATTTCCGGATCCAAGAGGTGCGGCAGCAGTGCGAGGAGGAGAAAGCCGCCAACCTGCGGCTGCAGCAGACGCTGGatgggaaggagctggagaTCAAGAAGGAGATCTCCCAGCTGGAGACCCAGATCCAAGGTCTGACGGTggtggagagctgctgcagcaaccTCGACTACCTCACCGATCGCATGAACATCCTGGAGAAGGGCCTTCACAGCATCTCAGAGTCCCAGAAGAACCTGCACTCACGGCTGGATGGAGAAATCTCCACTGTCACCCTGGGGAACCTGTTTGAAGGGCGCTTTGAGGACCTGGAAGCCAGACTCAATGCCACAGAGAGGGAAACTGGGAGCTGTTGCTCCAGTATAGAGGACAGCCTGAGAGGCACAGTAGTAGCAGAGGTGGATGGCATGAGGACTGCCTTTGAGGACAAAATGCAGACCCTAGAGGACAGGTTCATGACCATCGTGGGGGAGCTGAACAACGTCAGTGCTCCTGCGGGCATGGACGGAGCAGTGGTGCCCGTGCTGGAGGGGGAGCTCGCTGGCATGAAGAAGCACACAGACGAGaagctggaggtgctgcagagTCGCCTCGTCACGCTGGAGAGTACCTGTTCCTCGGGCTGCACCTCTGCCTCCAGAGACGTGGAGACCTTCCGGACGGAGATCGAGGACTGCCAGAACAGGAACCAGGACCTGCTCCTCCGGATGGACAGCAACTACGACCTCCTGCGCAAGCTGAATGCCACCATCCTGGAGATCCAGCGGCGAATCGAGGAAGAGGCGGCGGGGGCTCTGCAAGGAGAGATCACGTTGCTGAAGATCAACCTGAACACGGTGAGCAAGTCCCTGACAGGGCTCAAGGACTCCGTCTCGCAGTACTCAGACACCATGACACACATCAACTCCTCGCTGGATGAGCACGAGCGCAAGATCGAGGACGAGGTCCACTCCATCCAGGAGAAAGTCAACGACCAAGACTCGCAGCTCTTCTTCAGCAACCGGCGAGTCCTGAACCTCAAGGGAGACCTGGAGCGACTCAAAGCCCGGATCGTCAGCGACctgagctcctgcaggagcGTGGCCCAGgacctgcagcaggaggtggcacACTTTGATGAGCGGGTGGCACGGGTGGAGAGGGTCTGCGGCAGGCTGGGCGCTGTCACGGGGAGCCTGGATGGCATCAGGGACGGACTGGAGAAACACACGGGCAGCCTGTGGGACTACATGGACCGCATGAACGGGACCCTGGCTGCCCACTCTCAGGAAATAACGGGACTGAAGGACAACCTGCTCGACTGCCAAGCCAAGGTCttggagctggcagagcaggtCGGCCACCTGGAAGAGCAGGCAGAGAGGAAGCAGCATTAGCTGCACTGAAACATGCTCCTTGCTCCATTAACTTATATCACACGGACTCCAAGGTGACTACAGGcctttggatatttttttaatgaaaagataaattaaaagcTGCTACGAACCCTTCTTcaccaccctcctcctcctcctttattttttgtgtgctcGCCTCCGCAGCTCgcagctgtgccagccctgctggagcagggaacTGCCTCGGGGCCGGGGGTGTTGCTTTGGCTCTGGGGCTGATGACCCCAGAAGGACGATTCAGGAGGAAGCTGGAGGCGgggatattttttaaattttatttttgtggatttATCGCTTCTTGAAGAATAAAACCCCGTAGTTGTCAGTTGAGGAATAGAGTTTCTCTGACCTAAAGACCACCTGCATCTTAATCCAGGGACTGAACAGAGCCAGGGCTCCTTGCAGGGAACAAAACTCACCACAGGAACTGTGGAATTCAAAGAAAACACGTACtcacacagcccctggggagctgcactCCCCTCCTCAAGATGGCAGCCCTCCTTGCATAAGGTAAATCCATTTCTACTGCTCCCTTCTCCCTGCAAACGCACATGCCTTACAGAGCACGTGAGGATATGCATTAGGAAAACACGTGTATATGTATCTTTGAACAATCCACTGTCCCAGTGCTCCTCTGAGTGCAGCGCTTGCTCTCGCTGCCTCCCCTTTCCCTTGCTGTACTCTGAGGAGCCACATGGAGCAGCTATCAACTGTCCCAGCAGCATTTGCACGAACCCACGCggtccctgggggctgctgtggtTTGCAGTCCCCATTCACTTTGTTTACTTTGCTTTCTGGTTACACCTGGGACGGATGTGAAGGGTTATGGAAAACTTGTGTCTTTCCCAAAGACGTGTGCACACGTAGGTCTCAGAAGAGACAAAGCCAGGCATGGAGCGGTCTCCTGCCTTCCAGCTCTGGTTCTCTCCTGTTCTACTGCTTAAACTGTGAACGTGGTTTCCTCCATCTCATGCCAGGGCAGGCGAggtgcagctgctccaggatgTGAGCATGAGGACTCACCTGCTCTGCCTGGGTTTCCCCATCCAAGATCCTGCTTCCTCTTTGCAGTCCTCTGAGTCCCGTGGGTTGCTGAGGATCCGGGAACCTGTGCCACCATCAAGCACCCAGGAGGAGGATGGCAGGGCATCATGAGATGTCCTCTCCTGAGCTCAGCCCTAGGGAAAGGTTGAGCTGTGCTCCAGGCTCTGAGCAGGAAGCAGTATGAAAAACCAAAGCAACTTACCCAGCTTTGCTTTGGCTTTCTACAAAGACTGGAAAAGGTTGCTGTGTTCCAGAGAAGTGCCAGCCTCGTCCCATGGAGCAGGTGCCTGTACTGTGTGGCTGTCTCACCAAAATCTGCCTTTCCCAGGGAGGCCAGCACGGGCATCCTCCCCTACTCAGCCATCAGGGGCTTTGTTACCAGAAAGGATGAAGAGGAAATTAAAGAGCCTCCACCTGGCCCGCTCTGGCACCTTTATAGCAGAGGGATATGTTTTTCTAccagctcagcactgcagctgaTGGGCACTTCCACACCAGCTCTCACCCCACgccaggctgtgctgtgggagCGGTGAGCACCATGCCCAGCCTGTGGCTGGGCTGACTGGGACCTTACCAAAGCTGGTGAGCTACTTCCCCAGCTGAGGGGCAACCTCCAGCTGCTTTCGGGCATCCCCAGAAACCTGCTCTTAAGCAGGAGACCAATTTcttcccccagcacagggaaggGACCTCAAGCCAGCCCTCTGTGATGGTCCAGGGGAACCCTCACTATACAAGCACATCCTGCCCAAGCCATCCTGCCCAGGGAGGAAGAGGGCTGTAACaaccaaagagaaaactgaACCCAGCACCATGCTCACCCCCTTCCAggggagctgggcagccagGGTTTCGtttaaaagcagctgaagaggaacaggttcctgcagcacagagggagCGAGGACCGGTGATAACAAAACTAGGACAAGGAACATGGACCTTCCAGAACATGGTGCTATGTTTGGACTATTCCTGATCAGTCACTTGAagatacaatttttatttcagttctcagCTATCCCtgtttgaaagcaaaaggaacTTTGTATAAAATagggcattttttattttgcttgcagagaggaaaggagatAATGCCCACGTGCTTGCTCTTGCGCTGGGCAGCTTTCCGAGGCAGTTGGTAACCGCTGCTGGTAAGAGGCTGTGTTGTTTAAAACCTTGTACATTTGTTCAGatttaaaagctgaaagacTGTTTGtactggaagaggaaaaaataaaacttcttgcTGAGGTTTCCAGTATCAAAATTACTTCTGTGGCTTCAGGGAAAAAAGTGTAACACCAGGATTCTGTTAAGTTAAAACACTGAGGCTATTTAGAGAGGAAGCGAGGGCAGGCAGCCTAGCAGGAAGTGATTTACACTTGCACCCAGCGGTCAGGGAAGAAGCTAGATgccagagcagaggaaggagccCAGCCGTGCTCCTGCCTGCCTTGAATTTCATGTAGGCCCTCCCGCAGGGTAATTCCAGCCAGGATGATGAACAGACAGCAAGCCTGGCTCCTGCTCCTATGCATAGGGCTACGGTGATCAAGAGGTAGCCTGGGTTAAGACacttttattaattattactattagtGAAAAAGCACTCAAAAACACCACTTTCCATCCACCTTTACAAGTTAAGCCAACAACAGCTTCACTCCACCAGCTACTGAGCTGCAGGTAGCAGTAGTCATGCCAGAGGCTCATCAATAAGTGACCCAGCTCCACCTTTAAGAGAGAACCAGGTTTTAGAGATAACAAGCATTAAGAGACAGGCTTTATAGGAAGTCCACTTTAGTAAATGGAGTTTCTGGTGGTCAGAGCTCCCTTTGTCCCACCCCTGCTGCACCTTGAGAAGGGGTGCTCCTAGTGCACACCATGACCTGATAATAGGAGTACAAAACCTGATAGTAGAAGTACAAGAGTCCCTCGCAGCAAACAAGGAGACATCTGTAACACTCAGTCCTGGCCCGGGACTCACAGGTGAGAGGGTCAGGAGAAGGCCTCCAAGtccacagcaggcaggggaggcCTCCAGTAGGCAAAGTGGCTGTACTCGGGGCACGCCAGAGCGATGctccccctctgccccaggGGGGGAAAGATCAGCTCCACCACTTCCGACAGCCGCTCGTACCTACAGGGTTACGGAAGAAATTGCAACAATAATGGGCAAAACAGCAGGGCTTGAAGCCATCTTATAAAGAGTGGCCTTGCAACTAGGCTGCTGAGTTCACCCTAGTGTTACAGGACACCCTAGTTGTGTGCTCAGCCACACAGTTGTGCCCCAGCACACCACTGCACAGGGCTCAGAGCCGCTCCTGCTCTAAACCAGGGGGGTAGGAAAGGAAACTAGCTCCCACAAGATAGGAGCCAGAGGAGAGAGGAACAAGCAGGCCACTTACGTTGTTTTGTGGTTCCGCACGAGTCCCTGAACCAGCTCTCCCTTCGGGTTGACCATAAATATGCGGCTCTCTGGCAGGCCCACTTGCCTGTACGCGTGGACGTCCTGCCAAGGGAGGGCAGCAAGGTGTGAGAGCTGCAGCAAGGTGCCACCACCAGCCCAGCCGGAGTCCCCAGACACCCACTCACAGTGGCTCTGTTCCCAAAGGCCGCGTAGAAGGGCAGCTTTGTGGCAAACAGGTTTTGGATGTCTGTCAGGCAGGCAATCTTGAACACCTCTGGCGTCTTCtcaatcacctccctggagcACAAGGCATGTCCACAGAGGAGAGGTCAGAGTGGCACCTGCAGGGCAGGACTGCGCACAGCCAGGCCCTTTGGGGGCTCAAAGAAGAGACTGGAAAGGCAGAAGGGATTTTGTGCATTGCAAGAGCCTCACCACAAAGCTCCAGGGGACAGGCAgttcccctgctgccccccatGAGCAACACCCTGCACCCCAAGGAGGCCAGAAGCACTTtaaggctgcagcagcccccattGTTGAGATGGGTGTATGGGGGGGAATGCCACCCCAGGGGTGCAGCatgaggaaggaggagaggacaGGTACCTgtggaaagcagagaagaggCTGCTGGGGGCAAGCAGGATGGGGCCCTTGGGGAGGGCACAGCCTTGCTCGTTGACCCATTTGAGGTAGCCTTTGGTGATGTGTGCCATGCCGATGGCCCTGGCTGAGCAGTAGAGGAACTTGTAGCCATTCCTAGAGAGAGCACAGGGAAACCCTCTGAGCTGTGTCCTGGGcacagcaccctcctgccccaAAGGATCGAGGGGGAGGCTGAATACCTGGCCTGAGCCCACACCCTGCTCATCCCTTCAGCACCCAAGACGCCTTCACAACTCCCTCACCCAGAGGAGATGCAGGCTGAGACTgacccccagggcagggggagccatgtgccccctgcccagcagcagggccgcCAACTGCGAGGTGCCTCTGCTGCTTGGTGCCCCATAGCTGCCTCCTGacctgcagagctcagccacGTTGGACCAGGCCAGCAGATGACAGCAGCTTCACTGCATCCCCCCCAGGCTCAGCAAGGCGTGTGGGGAGCTGGTCACAGCCCCCTGCCAAGCCACCAGCTCAGGCAGGGATGGCACCGAGCTCTTGCAGGAGGGGAGATGCTAAGAGACAGCTGAGAGGTGGAGATGAGCCATCTGCAGGCTCACACTGCCTCTTAGTGGCCACAGAGGCCAGGTGGCATAGACGGAGCCAGGACCTGCTGCCAGCCTTGGCTGGG
It includes:
- the EMILIN3 gene encoding LOW QUALITY PROTEIN: EMILIN-3 (The sequence of the model RefSeq protein was modified relative to this genomic sequence to represent the inferred CDS: deleted 1 base in 1 codon), which gives rise to MRRALRRGALLACISLGTLLALTDAKGVFYPPAAPLPYGGRYSLYTAGSSPQLGPGKPVGKHKSYCAYVVQRNVTCVLQDGAESYVKAEYHKCSWGPKCPGKVLYRTFFRPKYKIGYKTVTELAWRCCPGFLGEGCHDSPTDQPGLLPQHPSPKMPPGQKMFPIPRVPPHPKSHPDLFAGPKKNQYGRKLPGLFGDRLERLEEEVRRLSQSYDSLHTMVSGLGDRLRLAIQEDTTKMIGSLMNSPGTPDSTVGFGIIPDGLVDAADKADVAAFPPVGEILTKVTEVSDVLKSKADLLQEVRGMVLDHDGQIKHLLESARPSPLTSIDLLEEYVDTRLSTLRGELLDGFEKKLGKIQTTCDFRIQEVRQQCEEEKAANLRLQQTLDGKELEIKKEISQLETQIQGLTVVESCCSNLDYLTDRMNILEKGLHSISESQKNLHSRLDGEISTVTLGNLFEGRFEDLEARLNATERETGSCCSSIEDSLRGTVVAEVDGMRTAFEDKMQTLEDRFMTIVGELNNVSAPAGMDGAVVPVLEGELAGMKKHTDEKLEVLQSRLVTLESTCSSGCTSASRDVETFRTEIEDCQNRNQDLLLRMDSNYDLLRKLNATILEIQRRIEEEAAGALQGEITLLKINLNTVSKSLTGLKDSVSQYSDTMTHINSSLDEHERKIEDEVHSIQEKVNDQDSQLFFSNRRVLNLKGDLERLKARIVSDLSSCRSVAQDLQQEVAHFDERVARVERVCGRLGAVTGSLDGIRDGLEKHTGSLWDYMDRMNGTLAAHSQEITGLKDNLLDCQAKVLELAEQVGHLEEQAERKQH